In the Nicotiana tabacum cultivar K326 chromosome 16, ASM71507v2, whole genome shotgun sequence genome, one interval contains:
- the LOC107778725 gene encoding uncharacterized protein LOC107778725 isoform X2 — protein sequence MSNNVRALELQNSKPPTDLLVNGKKESVQIVSHERPEAGEDAQHFDPPTNPTEKRFVAKRPLQMPQPPSSRPLLNRPLNENQGTTGNIRKKVKMDLPDFDGKLNPTIFADWLSAMEEYFDWYDLSDERKVRFAKMKLTTLAKEVVKSTTGL from the exons ATGTCAAATAATGTGAGAGCGCTTGAGTTGCAGAACTCGAAGCCGCCAACTGATTTATTAGTGAACGGAAAAAAGGAATCTGTCCAAATTGTTTCACATGAAAGACCAGAGGCCGGAGAAGATGCTCAACATTTTGACCCACCAACTAATCCAACTGAAAAAAGATTTGTGGCAAAAAGGCCTCTGCAGATGCCTCAACCACCATCGAGTCGACCTTTACTAAACAGACCCCTCAATGAAAATCAAGGTACTACGGGGAACATCAGAAAGAAGGTCAAAATGGACTTACCAGATTTTGATGGAAAGCTCAATCCAACTATATTTGCTGATTGGCTATCAGCTATGGAGGAATATTTTGACTGGTATGACTTGTCTGATGAGCGGAAGGTTAGATTTGCTAAAATGAAGCTAACTACTCTTGCAAAAGAGGTGGTGAAGTCCACAA CAGGTCTGTAA
- the LOC107778725 gene encoding uncharacterized protein LOC107778725 isoform X1, whose product MSNNVRALELQNSKPPTDLLVNGKKESVQIVSHERPEAGEDAQHFDPPTNPTEKRFVAKRPLQMPQPPSSRPLLNRPLNENQGTTGNIRKKVKMDLPDFDGKLNPTIFADWLSAMEEYFDWYDLSDERKVRFAKMKLTTLAKEVVKSTNVTNIKTLRQTPESCRINYN is encoded by the exons ATGTCAAATAATGTGAGAGCGCTTGAGTTGCAGAACTCGAAGCCGCCAACTGATTTATTAGTGAACGGAAAAAAGGAATCTGTCCAAATTGTTTCACATGAAAGACCAGAGGCCGGAGAAGATGCTCAACATTTTGACCCACCAACTAATCCAACTGAAAAAAGATTTGTGGCAAAAAGGCCTCTGCAGATGCCTCAACCACCATCGAGTCGACCTTTACTAAACAGACCCCTCAATGAAAATCAAGGTACTACGGGGAACATCAGAAAGAAGGTCAAAATGGACTTACCAGATTTTGATGGAAAGCTCAATCCAACTATATTTGCTGATTGGCTATCAGCTATGGAGGAATATTTTGACTGGTATGACTTGTCTGATGAGCGGAAGGTTAGATTTGCTAAAATGAAGCTAACTACTCTTGCAAAAGAGGTGGTGAAGTCCACAA ATGTGACAAATATCAAAACATTAAGGCAGACACCAGAATCTTGCAGAATTAATTATAACTGA